The proteins below come from a single Halobacteriovorax sp. DA5 genomic window:
- a CDS encoding TolC family protein, with the protein MTKTIGFVCAYLFLSSFSYALEQSPEIFIQEASEDKVDENAYRPLDIGTVIEQGMRSYQDNVIRRKNIEILKNRLKDTKEEFWTPNPKINLQLNPQRIGTLKSGNNDLTRLPRTASGSVGLELGEYTLFNWGKDYLNYKNEKESLERQIDRDKETLREFKQELVREYVRLIHAKDLKIIARQYLQRATLVYRMNREKVLQKKITKHEYYQSRSEYLRAQEAYTDAKTNENIASEDMAKRLNDPPGTLYFIKDDYQYEKSTYSRDNAIATARKVSPFILDKKVERNIKNREYEIAVRDNLPLPKITVNFGTYSQIFDGSSVTNDYYTTSVGNSNIDLVASLNASWTIFGDGGLFNRRKLANARLEKEKAMYDLSLTRRKVEEAIVNIFNFLNSAVEHLNIIKSRNDSLKKRMETALYQYTNRKTRYLEYQLAMQDYFDSLTRESIIKFQYLAKRVELAQIVGLENLPDQAFDKAIIKGGGQ; encoded by the coding sequence ATGACTAAAACAATAGGCTTTGTTTGCGCCTACCTATTTCTATCAAGCTTTTCTTATGCATTAGAACAATCTCCTGAAATCTTTATCCAAGAGGCCAGTGAAGATAAAGTTGATGAAAATGCTTATCGTCCACTCGATATTGGAACAGTAATCGAGCAAGGAATGAGAAGCTACCAAGACAATGTTATCCGTCGCAAAAATATTGAGATTCTAAAAAATAGATTAAAGGATACAAAAGAAGAGTTCTGGACGCCTAATCCAAAAATTAACTTGCAACTAAACCCACAGCGAATTGGAACACTTAAGAGTGGAAATAATGACTTAACTCGCCTACCTCGTACAGCGAGCGGAAGTGTTGGACTGGAGCTTGGAGAATATACGCTTTTCAATTGGGGTAAGGACTACCTTAATTATAAGAATGAAAAAGAATCACTTGAGCGTCAAATTGACCGCGACAAAGAAACGCTTCGTGAGTTTAAACAGGAACTCGTTCGTGAATATGTAAGACTGATTCACGCTAAAGACTTGAAGATCATTGCTCGCCAATACCTTCAACGCGCTACTCTTGTTTATCGTATGAACCGAGAAAAAGTATTACAGAAGAAAATTACAAAACACGAGTACTACCAATCTCGCTCAGAGTACTTAAGAGCTCAAGAAGCCTATACTGACGCTAAGACAAATGAAAATATCGCTTCAGAAGATATGGCCAAACGTTTAAATGATCCTCCAGGAACACTTTATTTCATCAAAGACGATTATCAATACGAAAAGTCGACTTATAGCAGAGACAATGCCATCGCTACGGCCAGAAAAGTTTCACCATTTATTCTTGATAAGAAAGTCGAAAGAAATATTAAAAACCGCGAGTATGAAATTGCAGTAAGAGACAATCTTCCTCTTCCAAAAATTACAGTAAATTTTGGAACTTATTCTCAAATTTTTGACGGCAGCTCTGTAACAAATGACTACTACACGACATCAGTTGGTAATTCAAATATTGATCTTGTGGCCAGCTTAAACGCAAGTTGGACAATCTTTGGGGACGGTGGACTTTTTAATCGTAGAAAACTTGCAAATGCAAGACTAGAAAAAGAAAAGGCCATGTATGATTTAAGTCTTACAAGAAGAAAGGTTGAAGAGGCCATTGTTAATATCTTCAACTTTTTAAACTCTGCAGTTGAGCATCTAAATATTATTAAATCCCGTAATGACTCGTTAAAAAAGAGAATGGAGACAGCTCTTTATCAATATACAAATCGTAAGACACGTTATCTTGAGTACCAATTAGCGATGCAGGACTACTTTGACTCACTAACGAGAGAGTCGATTATTAAATTTCAATACCTGGCCAAGAGAGTTGAACTGGCCCAAATTGTAGGTCTAGAAAATCTTCCTGACCAAGCCTTTGATAAGGCCATTATTAAGGGAGGAGGACAATAA
- a CDS encoding 3-deoxy-manno-octulosonate cytidylyltransferase: MNLKALVLIPSRFASTRFPGKPLANIAGKAMVSHVYDGCAGIVENFPGSKVCVVTDNDEIEKMLNESGRNVVRVDDDVPSGSERIFLAYDRFFKDEKYDFVINVQGDEPLIKADLLTELLRIHNSQNFDVATVIKEMSIDNDHEDYLNPNKVKAVFSKEKNICHYFTRSPHPFNRQKTPGLNWYLHIGIYSFKPEVLKNFCSLGESTNEKIECLEQLRLLDNGYTIGAAITDMTLCGVDTPEDIPFVEGVINGK; this comes from the coding sequence ATGAACTTAAAAGCTTTGGTATTAATACCATCAAGATTCGCCTCGACTCGTTTCCCCGGAAAACCTCTAGCAAATATCGCCGGCAAGGCAATGGTCTCTCATGTTTATGATGGATGTGCTGGTATTGTTGAAAATTTTCCTGGTTCAAAAGTTTGTGTCGTTACGGATAATGATGAAATTGAAAAAATGTTAAATGAGTCTGGCCGCAATGTGGTTCGAGTCGATGATGATGTTCCGTCGGGAAGTGAAAGAATCTTCTTGGCCTACGATCGTTTTTTTAAAGATGAAAAGTATGACTTCGTTATCAATGTGCAAGGTGATGAGCCATTGATCAAAGCTGACTTACTAACTGAACTATTGCGAATTCATAATTCTCAAAATTTTGATGTAGCGACTGTTATAAAAGAGATGTCGATTGATAATGATCATGAGGATTACTTAAATCCAAATAAGGTGAAGGCCGTCTTTTCAAAAGAGAAAAATATTTGCCATTACTTTACAAGAAGCCCTCATCCATTCAATCGTCAAAAGACACCGGGGCTAAACTGGTATTTACATATTGGTATCTATTCATTCAAACCAGAAGTCCTTAAGAATTTCTGCTCTCTAGGTGAGTCGACTAATGAGAAGATTGAATGTTTAGAGCAATTAAGACTACTTGATAACGGCTACACAATTGGTGCCGCAATTACAGATATGACATTATGTGGAGTTGATACTCCGGAAGATATTCCATTCGTGGAGGGAGTGATAAATGGCAAATAG
- a CDS encoding CTP synthase, giving the protein MANSQKKYIFITGGVTSSLGKGLAAASIASLLERRGIRINMLKMDPYINVDPGTMSPTQHGEVFVTDDGAETDLDLGHYERFTSLTLSKQSNFTTGQVYLEVIEKEREGKYLGKTVQVVPHITDEIKRRIHIAAEDADILIGEIGGTIGDIESLPYVESIRQFAHDVGQENVLFVHLVLIPYLSAAGELKSKPAQHSVKELRSQGLFPHIIICRSDREIDQSIMDKISLFCNVPKDNVFQSLDLDSIYKVPLNFHSQGLDEKITKILGIWSSSPKIDDLEKVAYNFDHPLREVKIGVVGKYTELVESYKSLDEALRHGALAHQLKLVPVYVDSEDIEKEGADKLLKDVQGILVPGGFGERGTEGKISAIRFARENKVPFFGICLGMQLAIIEYARNICGLTDATSEEFNAGGDLLVHYMEGQTRDGAKGGSMRLGSYECELLDGSRARQMYGEKLIHERHRHRLEVNNFYVEQLKECGLVISGKNPELNLVETIEIKDHPFFFACQYHPEFKSRPYAAHPVFSEFIKEADKYGK; this is encoded by the coding sequence ATGGCAAATAGCCAAAAGAAGTATATTTTCATTACTGGTGGAGTTACAAGTTCTCTTGGAAAAGGCTTAGCAGCTGCTTCAATTGCATCTTTACTAGAAAGACGTGGAATTCGCATTAATATGCTTAAGATGGATCCGTATATCAATGTTGACCCAGGGACAATGAGTCCGACTCAACACGGAGAAGTTTTTGTAACGGACGATGGTGCTGAAACAGATCTAGACCTTGGACACTATGAAAGATTCACTTCTTTAACACTTTCAAAACAATCAAACTTTACGACAGGTCAAGTTTACCTAGAGGTAATTGAGAAAGAAAGAGAAGGGAAGTATCTTGGTAAGACGGTTCAAGTTGTTCCTCACATCACGGATGAAATTAAACGTCGTATTCATATTGCAGCAGAGGATGCAGATATTCTAATCGGAGAAATCGGTGGAACTATTGGAGATATTGAATCTCTTCCATATGTTGAATCAATTAGACAATTTGCTCATGACGTTGGACAAGAGAATGTTTTATTCGTTCACCTTGTTTTAATTCCTTATTTATCTGCAGCGGGAGAGTTAAAGTCCAAACCAGCTCAACACTCAGTTAAAGAGCTTCGTTCACAAGGTCTATTCCCACATATTATTATTTGTCGCAGTGATCGTGAGATTGATCAGTCGATTATGGATAAAATCTCACTATTTTGTAACGTACCAAAAGACAATGTATTCCAATCTTTAGACTTGGATTCAATTTATAAAGTACCACTTAACTTCCATTCTCAAGGGCTAGATGAAAAGATCACAAAGATCTTAGGGATTTGGTCTTCATCACCAAAGATTGATGACCTTGAAAAGGTTGCATATAACTTCGATCATCCACTAAGAGAGGTGAAGATTGGTGTTGTTGGAAAGTATACGGAATTAGTAGAGTCGTACAAGTCTCTGGATGAGGCCTTAAGACACGGGGCACTTGCTCATCAGCTAAAGCTTGTTCCTGTATATGTTGACTCGGAAGATATTGAAAAAGAAGGAGCAGATAAGCTTCTTAAAGATGTACAAGGTATTCTTGTACCAGGTGGTTTTGGAGAGCGTGGTACGGAAGGGAAAATTTCGGCCATTCGTTTTGCTCGTGAAAATAAAGTTCCATTCTTTGGAATATGTCTAGGAATGCAGCTTGCAATTATTGAATATGCTAGAAATATTTGTGGATTAACAGATGCTACATCAGAAGAATTTAATGCTGGTGGAGATCTTTTAGTTCACTATATGGAAGGTCAAACTCGCGATGGTGCTAAAGGTGGAAGTATGCGCCTTGGTAGCTATGAGTGTGAGCTTCTTGATGGAAGTCGCGCAAGACAGATGTATGGTGAAAAACTAATTCATGAAAGACACCGCCATCGTCTAGAAGTTAACAACTTCTATGTTGAACAATTAAAAGAGTGTGGTCTTGTTATTAGTGGAAAGAATCCTGAACTTAACCTCGTTGAAACAATTGAGATTAAGGATCATCCTTTCTTCTTTGCGTGTCAGTACCACCCAGAGTTTAAATCGAGGCCATATGCGGCCCACCCAGTATTTAGTGAATTTATTAAAGAGGCAGATAAATATGGAAAATAA